In Lycium ferocissimum isolate CSIRO_LF1 chromosome 11, AGI_CSIRO_Lferr_CH_V1, whole genome shotgun sequence, a single genomic region encodes these proteins:
- the LOC132037512 gene encoding uncharacterized protein LOC132037512 produces the protein MLDEMPPYCSNVFDLGPSATTVILVAMLLYFADGHSEEDHLYDKCPQLVESGILGSAITFQVYFTNQVVCDDDWRGEIQVAKFPQIQVQLSPFDISEIFASVEPIIPRLLEITALWIHACNWIDSGQRLAIGFIYVSTHLGPSLYPVILNTFDRGRYSWVSVECELSPQELSSFGHLMLTLVAHERFEKSAKRAFAYLYVSIGAMEYLVYIAPSLNLYAIAKFYSYFQLKYVSIFFLFDDYLRVSEDGMTKQGLIERGK, from the exons ATGCTCGACGAAATGCCTCCTTACTGCTCCAATGTGTTCGATCTGGGACCTTCGGCTACAACTGTCATTCTCGTGGCAATGCTACTTTATTTTGCAGATGGACATTCAGAAGAGGACCACTTGTACGATAAATGTCCTCAACTGGTTGAATCTGGAATTCTAGGTTCGGCCATTACATTTCAAGTGTATTTTACAAATCAAGTTGTTTGTGATGATGATTGGAGAGGCGAAATTCAGGTTGCCAAATTTCCTCAAATTCAAGTGCAGTTATCTCCCTTTGATATTAGTGAGATTTTTGCGAGTGTTGAGCCTATTATACCCCGTTTGTTAGAGATTACTGCACTATGGATTCATGCCTGTAACTGGATAGATAGCGGCCAGAGATTGGCGATTGGCTTTATCTACGTGTCCACCCATCTTGGTCCCTCATTATACCCAGTCATTCTTAACACCTTTGACAGAGGTAGATATAGTTGGGTTTCTGTAGAATGTGAGCTCTCACCTCAAGAACTCTCATCTTTTGGTCATTTGATGCTGACTTTAGTTGCACATGAACGGTTTGAGAAAAGTGCTAAAAGAGCATTTGCATATTTGTATGTCAGTATTGGAGCTATGGAGTATTTGGTTTACATTGCTCCATCACTAAATCTTTATGCTATAGCCAAATTCTATTCCTATTTCCAACTGAAGTACGTATCTATCTTCTTTCTATTTGATGACTATTTGCGGGTTTCTGAAGATGGCATGACAAAACAGGGCTTAATTGAAA GGGGCAAGTAG
- the LOC132038205 gene encoding suberization-associated anionic peroxidase-like: MAFSATNLSLALSLMALIVLAKADFNEKVEPINNILEKNSEMLTQEFCILGAVGSVVAEAIMRERRMGASLIRLFFHDCFVDGCDAGILLNDIPGRFQGEKTSPPNDNSVRGYEVIDQAKQRIKTMCPGAFLFLVLLLDILALSLQMSNHICYYIFNQQLGGIPYPVRLGRRDARTANFTGALTQLPAPFDNLSVQLTKFSAKGMSAREMVALVGAHTVGFARCLTMCDDRNINPARKSTLNCGCPVSNNNTNLVPLDLTTPDFFDKFYYEDLIRNRALLFSDQVLMGSSATADVVRAYNNNPALFLREFNAAMTKLGDLPPSRGVQLEIRDVCSRVNGNSIAEM; encoded by the exons ATGGCTTTTAGTGCAACAAATTTGAGCTTGGCATTGAGCCTTATGGCTCTAATTGTTCTTGCAAAAGCAGATTTTAATGAGAAAGTAGAGCCAATTAACaatattttggagaaaaattcaGAAATGTTAACTCAAGAATTTTGCATTTTAGGGGCTGTTGGTTCAGTTGTGGCGGAAGCCATTATGAGAGAAAGACGAATGGGAGCTTCTCTCATTCGTCTCTTCTTCCATGATTGCTTTGTCGAT ggatGTGATGCGGGTATTCTTCTAAATGATATTCCTGGAAGATTCCAAGGAGAAAAAACTTCACCACCAAATGATAATTCAGTTAGAGGTTATGAAGTAATTGATCAAGCTAAACAAAGGATTAAAACTATGTGCCCTGGGGCATTCTTGTTTCTTGTGCTGTTGCTAGATATCTTAGCACTATCTTTGCAAA TGTCTAACCATATTTGTTACTATATATTTAATCAACAGTTGGGAGGAATTCCATACCCAGTGAGACTAGGCCGAAGAGACGCAAGAACTGCAAATTTCACAGGTGCATTAACCCAACTTCCAGCCCCATTCGACAATCTCAGCGTCCAATTAACAAAATTCAGCGCAAAGGGAATGTCAGCTCGGGAAATGGTCGCGTTAGTCGGCGCCCACACGGTAGGATTCGCGCGTTGCTTGACAATGTGCGACGACAGGAACATTAATCCAGCCAGGAAATCGACACTAAATTGTGGTTGCCCTGTCAGTAACAATAACACGAACTTAGTACCATTGGATTTGACAACTCCTGATTTTTTCGACAAGTTTTATTATGAGGATTTAATAAGGAATCGGGCACTTCTTTTCTCGGACCAAGTGTTGATGGGATCTAGTGCTACTGCTGACGTTGTTCGAGCCTATAATAATAATCCTGCTCTGTTCTTGCGCGAATTCAATGCTGCCATGACTAAATTGGGAGATTTACCCCCATCTCGTGGCGTTCAGTTGGAAATTCGCGATGTTTGTAGCAGGGTGAATGGTAATTCCATCGCGGAaatgtga